The following are encoded together in the Desulfococcus multivorans genome:
- a CDS encoding SLC13 family permease, which translates to MEAPLEMTPDMLMVFGFLVLVTALFVFEVVRVDMVGLLMMVLLPLSGVIEPGLAVSGLSSNAVVSIIAVIIIGEGLDKTGVMNVFARQIIRLAGKSERRIMALIAGTVALISSFMQNIGAAALFLPATHRISHQLNVPISRILIPMGYCAVIGGCITLVGSSPLILLNDLMASWWANTPSALADGRAFEPFGLFSVAPIGIALVLAAILYFVVFGKIVLPAVPSHPETDGCILKNDLECTYGKEIQRAYELHVPRDFKTRRLDELRIRPLYHSTVICICKREGRYKVTVPARADIIEPGDVVGIISNQEHVERLAADTGWALCDGLDRLNEVLSPDVAGITEAVVTPRSELVGKTLHEIYFRKRYHVNPLALYRKNQVMLEDISATRIQPGDALLLQGEWEKFHILQRKPDLAFTEHIPGEILHPEKAGFAIAAVTLALVLALGFKVQLSIALLSGALCMILTGVLSLDEAYRGVDWMTVFLLAGLIPLGLAFEKTGAAFYLSTTITHAMSGALTPLVVFLVIGLLTSFFTLVTSNIGAAVLMVPLAMNMALQCDADPRMAALLVGVAASNTFILPTHQVNALIMKPGGYRVKDYVRAGAGMTLIFIAVVMSMLYFFYGIHA; encoded by the coding sequence ATGGAAGCACCCCTTGAAATGACACCGGACATGCTCATGGTTTTCGGTTTTCTGGTCCTTGTCACCGCCCTTTTCGTATTCGAGGTCGTGCGCGTCGACATGGTCGGGCTTCTGATGATGGTTCTTCTCCCGCTGTCGGGCGTCATCGAGCCCGGCCTGGCCGTCAGCGGCCTGAGCTCCAATGCCGTGGTGTCCATCATCGCGGTGATCATCATCGGAGAGGGGCTGGACAAGACCGGCGTCATGAACGTTTTTGCGCGACAGATCATCCGGTTGGCCGGAAAAAGCGAGCGCCGGATCATGGCCCTCATCGCCGGAACCGTAGCGCTGATATCCAGCTTCATGCAAAATATCGGAGCGGCGGCACTCTTCCTCCCGGCAACCCACCGCATCTCCCATCAGCTGAACGTTCCGATCTCCAGAATCCTCATCCCCATGGGCTACTGCGCCGTCATCGGCGGATGCATCACCCTCGTGGGGTCCAGTCCCCTGATCCTCCTCAACGACCTGATGGCTTCCTGGTGGGCCAACACCCCCTCGGCCCTGGCCGACGGCAGGGCCTTCGAACCTTTCGGTCTTTTCAGCGTGGCACCCATCGGCATCGCCCTGGTCCTGGCCGCGATCCTCTACTTCGTGGTCTTCGGCAAGATCGTTCTGCCGGCAGTCCCATCCCACCCGGAAACCGACGGGTGTATCCTGAAAAACGACCTGGAATGCACCTACGGCAAGGAGATCCAGCGGGCCTATGAACTCCATGTCCCCAGGGACTTCAAAACCCGCCGGCTCGACGAGCTCAGAATCCGGCCGCTTTATCATTCCACCGTCATCTGCATCTGCAAGCGGGAGGGGCGTTACAAGGTGACCGTTCCCGCCCGGGCCGACATCATCGAACCCGGGGATGTGGTCGGGATCATCAGCAACCAGGAGCATGTGGAAAGGCTCGCGGCGGATACGGGGTGGGCCCTGTGCGATGGACTGGATCGTCTCAACGAGGTGCTCAGCCCCGATGTCGCCGGCATCACCGAGGCCGTCGTCACGCCCCGGTCGGAGTTGGTGGGAAAGACGCTCCACGAGATCTATTTCCGGAAACGATACCATGTGAACCCGCTCGCCCTCTACCGCAAAAACCAGGTGATGCTGGAAGATATCTCGGCGACCCGGATCCAGCCCGGAGACGCCTTGCTGCTTCAGGGAGAATGGGAAAAATTCCATATTCTTCAACGAAAGCCGGATCTGGCCTTCACCGAGCACATCCCCGGCGAAATCCTGCATCCCGAAAAGGCGGGATTCGCCATTGCCGCGGTCACGCTCGCGCTCGTTCTGGCCCTGGGCTTCAAGGTCCAGCTCTCCATCGCGCTCCTCAGCGGTGCACTATGCATGATCCTGACCGGGGTGCTCTCGCTGGACGAAGCCTATCGGGGGGTGGACTGGATGACGGTGTTTCTTTTGGCGGGACTGATTCCGCTGGGGCTCGCCTTTGAAAAAACCGGCGCCGCCTTCTATCTCTCCACCACCATCACCCATGCGATGTCGGGAGCATTGACGCCGCTGGTCGTATTCCTGGTCATCGGCCTGTTGACCTCCTTTTTCACGCTGGTGACCTCCAACATCGGCGCCGCCGTCCTGATGGTGCCCCTGGCCATGAACATGGCCCTGCAATGCGACGCCGATCCGAGGATGGCGGCCCTTCTGGTGGGTGTGGCCGCCTCCAACACCTTCATCCTCCCCACCCATCAGGTCAACGCCCTGATCATGAAGCCCGGCGGCTACCGGGTCAAGGACTATGTCCGGGCCGGCGCCGGCATGACCCTGATCTTCATCGCGGTGGTCATGTCGATGCTCTATTTCTTCTACGGCATCCATGCCTGA
- a CDS encoding hotdog fold thioesterase — MDDRTEAINDYIRQDPFARFLGADVEIPKPGHARVTLTVTDDMLNFHGSTHGGLIFAMGDMAFAAASNSHGRTAVALNVAINFLRATTSGDRLVAEAVEESESGPVALYDITVRNDRTGAIVARSQNLVYRKKEWFVPDTAGQTP, encoded by the coding sequence GTGGACGACAGAACCGAAGCGATCAACGACTATATCCGGCAGGATCCCTTTGCCCGGTTCCTGGGGGCCGATGTGGAGATCCCGAAACCGGGCCATGCCCGGGTGACCCTGACGGTCACCGACGACATGCTCAATTTCCACGGCAGCACCCACGGCGGCCTGATTTTCGCCATGGGCGACATGGCCTTCGCCGCGGCGAGCAATTCCCACGGTCGAACGGCCGTGGCGCTGAACGTGGCCATCAATTTTCTGAGGGCGACGACATCCGGGGACCGGCTCGTGGCCGAAGCGGTGGAAGAGAGCGAATCGGGGCCCGTAGCCCTCTATGACATCACCGTGCGGAACGATCGAACCGGGGCGATAGTGGCCAGGAGCCAAAACCTGGTCTATCGAAAAAAGGAGTGGTTCGTGCCCGATACGGCGGGACAGACGCCCTGA
- the panB gene encoding 3-methyl-2-oxobutanoate hydroxymethyltransferase — protein sequence MTRKTTIVDIKARKKTGPPITMLTAYDYPMALLVDRGGIDMILVGDSLGMVVLGYPDTISVTMDEMVHHTKAVSRVAEHALVVSDLPFGAYNVSIEKAVENANRIMKEGRADAVKLEGGRSMASVVEAVVRSGTPVQGHIGLTPQTASALGGFKVQGKSAEAARTLIDDAKALEAAGCFSIVLEAIPAPIAQMVTEALAIPTIGIGAGVHCDGQVLVIHDMVGLFDRFTPKFVKQYAKVSDIIASAISAYADEVKNRRFPEERHSFTMKTDELDKLEKA from the coding sequence ATGACACGTAAAACGACCATCGTCGACATCAAGGCCAGAAAAAAAACCGGTCCGCCCATCACCATGCTGACGGCCTACGACTATCCCATGGCCCTCCTCGTGGACCGGGGCGGCATCGACATGATCCTGGTGGGGGACTCCCTCGGCATGGTGGTTCTGGGCTATCCGGACACCATATCCGTCACCATGGACGAGATGGTCCACCACACCAAGGCGGTGAGTCGGGTCGCCGAACACGCCCTCGTGGTGAGCGACCTGCCTTTCGGCGCCTACAACGTTTCCATCGAGAAGGCCGTGGAGAACGCCAACCGGATAATGAAGGAGGGGCGGGCCGACGCCGTCAAGCTTGAAGGCGGCAGAAGCATGGCATCGGTGGTGGAGGCGGTCGTCCGCTCCGGAACCCCCGTCCAGGGACACATCGGCCTGACGCCCCAGACGGCGTCGGCCCTGGGCGGGTTCAAGGTTCAGGGCAAGAGCGCCGAAGCGGCGCGAACGCTCATCGATGACGCCAAGGCCCTCGAAGCCGCGGGCTGCTTCTCCATTGTCCTGGAGGCAATTCCCGCCCCCATCGCGCAGATGGTGACCGAGGCCCTCGCGATTCCCACCATCGGCATCGGCGCCGGGGTCCACTGCGACGGCCAGGTGCTGGTCATCCACGACATGGTAGGACTCTTCGATCGGTTCACCCCGAAATTCGTCAAACAGTACGCCAAGGTCAGCGATATCATCGCATCGGCCATATCCGCCTACGCCGACGAGGTTAAAAACCGCCGGTTTCCTGAGGAGCGGCACAGCTTCACCATGAAAACCGACGAACTGGACAAACTGGAAAAGGCCTGA
- a CDS encoding TolC family protein — MRRQSCSGCLIPAAVMWAILMSGCMMPDHRPVFTPDFDVHIAEDDAEPVAVPDVLQPRPDALSPAEFPKDGPLDLSVEQAVMLSLANNRDLRVRRLGPVIAGTFEQIERGNFDPEIFGEFEYAEEEASETARSTGTQFSVKGHDAFAAGGVRQQLPSGTRVEASVSHERSISNRAPEQQIARLGVSVTQSLLRGFGPAVNLVSVRQAELDTAASVYELRGFTEALAADTEIAYWNMALARKEIAIYEQSLAVARQQRDEVEQRIEVGVLPEIEAPAARAEVARREQALIDARSQLEERRLRLLRLLDPDPEGLLDRAVNTASEPSVSTVPITDLADRLRLAEQLRADLNEARLRLTQNRLETIVTRNGLLPLLDLFVVLGKTGFADTFPDAFRELDGDTYDAAVGIRLSRYVGNRAAKARDLAARASRRQSAEAVENLRQLVRLDVRLAANEVERARKQISASRITRELEEQTLRAEKEMYDVGTSTALLVAQAQRDLLLSQIAEVRAVINYRIALVRLHLAEGSLLERRGVKMAGDLRRDPHQAWMP; from the coding sequence TTGAGACGGCAGAGCTGCTCCGGATGCCTGATACCGGCCGCGGTAATGTGGGCGATCCTGATGTCCGGGTGCATGATGCCGGATCATCGGCCTGTTTTCACGCCGGATTTCGATGTCCATATTGCCGAAGACGACGCCGAACCCGTGGCTGTTCCCGACGTGCTTCAACCGCGTCCCGACGCGCTTTCCCCCGCGGAATTTCCGAAAGACGGCCCCCTCGACCTGTCGGTGGAACAGGCTGTGATGCTTTCCCTCGCCAACAACCGGGACCTCCGTGTGCGACGGCTCGGCCCGGTGATCGCCGGCACCTTCGAGCAGATCGAGCGTGGAAACTTCGATCCTGAGATATTTGGAGAATTCGAATACGCCGAGGAGGAGGCGAGCGAGACCGCCCGGTCCACCGGCACCCAGTTCAGTGTCAAGGGACATGACGCTTTTGCCGCGGGCGGGGTCCGTCAGCAGCTGCCGTCGGGAACCCGTGTGGAGGCCTCCGTCTCCCATGAAAGGAGCATCTCCAACCGGGCGCCGGAACAGCAGATCGCCCGCCTGGGGGTGAGCGTCACCCAGTCACTCCTCAGAGGATTCGGTCCTGCGGTGAACCTGGTCAGCGTGCGCCAGGCCGAGCTCGATACCGCCGCAAGCGTGTATGAATTGCGGGGATTCACCGAGGCCCTGGCGGCCGATACGGAGATTGCCTACTGGAATATGGCCCTGGCCCGGAAGGAGATCGCCATCTACGAACAGTCCCTTGCCGTAGCCCGGCAACAGCGGGACGAGGTGGAACAGCGCATCGAAGTGGGCGTGCTTCCCGAGATCGAGGCCCCGGCCGCCCGGGCCGAGGTCGCCCGACGCGAGCAGGCCCTGATCGACGCCCGGAGCCAGCTGGAGGAGCGCCGCCTTCGGCTGCTGCGACTCCTCGACCCTGATCCGGAAGGGCTGCTGGATCGGGCCGTCAACACCGCCAGCGAGCCGTCTGTCTCGACTGTGCCCATAACCGATCTGGCCGATCGGCTTCGCCTCGCCGAACAGCTTCGTGCCGATCTGAACGAGGCCCGTCTGCGGCTGACGCAGAATCGCCTTGAAACCATCGTGACCCGGAACGGTCTTCTGCCGCTCCTCGACCTCTTCGTCGTTCTCGGTAAGACCGGCTTCGCCGACACCTTTCCCGATGCGTTCCGCGAACTGGACGGCGACACCTACGATGCGGCGGTGGGCATTCGCCTGAGCCGGTATGTCGGAAACCGGGCGGCCAAGGCGCGTGATCTGGCGGCCCGGGCATCCCGTCGACAGTCGGCCGAAGCGGTGGAGAACCTCCGGCAGCTCGTCCGTCTCGACGTCCGCCTCGCCGCCAACGAGGTGGAACGCGCCCGCAAGCAGATTTCAGCGTCGCGGATCACGCGGGAACTCGAGGAGCAGACGCTTCGGGCCGAAAAAGAGATGTATGACGTGGGGACGAGCACCGCGCTTCTGGTCGCCCAGGCCCAGCGCGATCTCCTGTTGAGCCAGATCGCCGAGGTAAGGGCCGTGATCAATTACCGCATCGCTCTCGTGAGGCTGCATCTTGCCGAGGGGAGCCTTCTGGAGCGGCGGGGGGTGAAAATGGCCGGGGATCTTCGCCGGGATCCGCATCAGGCATGGATGCCGTAG
- a CDS encoding ketopantoate reductase family protein, with protein MRIVIIGAGAMGSIFGAMLSSTSDVVLLDLLENHINTITETGLTIERTDGSRRIFRLHGTTDPATLAPTFDLAVIFTKSFDTPKAVLTADSLLKPTGVALTLQNGLGNLDDIVRVLGTERALVGVTSHGGTIIAPGHVRHAGEGLTYIAGASPDTRGVQAVVSAFRAAGIDTDRTDNPDTLIWGKLIINVGINALAATLRVPNGVLAMTPACEILMARAVDEAVAVARQLHITLPYDDPLAQVKAVCRKTAQNRASMLQDVLRGARTEVGVINRAIVEKGAALGVETPCNRFLSEIIEALEATAAHRID; from the coding sequence ATGCGTATCGTCATTATCGGCGCCGGGGCCATGGGCTCCATCTTTGGCGCCATGCTGTCTTCCACGTCGGATGTGGTGCTGCTGGACCTCCTGGAAAATCACATCAACACCATCACGGAGACCGGGTTGACCATCGAACGCACCGACGGGTCCCGAAGAATCTTTCGGCTTCACGGCACGACGGATCCGGCCACCCTCGCCCCGACCTTCGATCTGGCCGTCATATTTACCAAATCCTTCGACACCCCGAAAGCCGTCCTCACGGCCGACAGCCTGCTGAAGCCGACGGGCGTGGCCCTCACCCTCCAGAACGGTCTGGGGAACCTGGACGACATCGTCAGGGTGCTGGGCACGGAAAGAGCCCTGGTGGGCGTCACCTCCCACGGGGGCACGATCATCGCACCGGGTCATGTCCGCCACGCCGGAGAAGGCCTCACCTACATTGCAGGCGCATCGCCGGATACCCGGGGCGTCCAGGCGGTGGTCTCGGCCTTCCGGGCCGCGGGTATCGATACCGATCGGACAGATAACCCCGACACGCTCATCTGGGGCAAACTCATCATCAACGTCGGCATCAACGCATTGGCCGCCACTCTGCGGGTTCCCAACGGCGTCCTGGCCATGACGCCCGCATGCGAAATCCTCATGGCCCGGGCCGTCGATGAGGCGGTGGCCGTGGCGCGACAGCTTCATATCACCCTCCCCTACGACGACCCCCTGGCGCAGGTGAAGGCCGTCTGCCGGAAAACCGCTCAAAACCGGGCGAGTATGCTCCAGGACGTCCTGAGGGGCGCACGGACCGAGGTGGGGGTCATCAACCGGGCCATCGTCGAAAAAGGTGCGGCCCTGGGCGTGGAGACGCCCTGCAACCGCTTCCTGTCGGAGATCATCGAAGCCCTCGAAGCAACGGCGGCCCATCGCATCGACTGA
- the tsaA gene encoding tRNA (N6-threonylcarbamoyladenosine(37)-N6)-methyltransferase TrmO, translating to MTTSYRIYPVGRIHKNGDKTWIEIEEAYREAMDGLSGFSHITVLYWFHQNDTPEKRSILKVHPRKDKANPLTGVFATHSPCRPNLIAMTHCRITGIDGSLIHIDAVDAYDQTPVIDIKAFIPMDKTTAETVRVPDWVNRPRRQDPA from the coding sequence ATGACGACATCCTATCGAATTTATCCCGTCGGCAGGATCCACAAGAACGGCGACAAGACCTGGATCGAGATCGAGGAGGCCTACCGGGAGGCCATGGACGGGCTTTCCGGGTTCTCCCACATCACGGTGCTCTACTGGTTCCACCAGAACGACACGCCGGAGAAACGGTCCATCCTGAAGGTTCATCCCCGAAAGGACAAGGCCAATCCCCTCACCGGCGTATTCGCCACCCACTCCCCTTGCCGTCCCAATCTCATCGCCATGACCCACTGCCGGATCACGGGCATCGATGGGAGCCTCATCCACATCGATGCCGTCGACGCCTATGATCAGACACCCGTCATCGACATCAAGGCCTTCATTCCCATGGACAAGACAACGGCGGAGACGGTGCGGGTTCCCGACTGGGTGAACCGGCCGCGTCGACAGGATCCGGCGTAA
- the rsmA gene encoding 16S rRNA (adenine(1518)-N(6)/adenine(1519)-N(6))-dimethyltransferase RsmA translates to MTLLKAWKMLPKKQLGQNFLTNPAIPRAIVNRAGISAGDVVLEIGAGLGALTVPVAGAAGHVYAVETDRRLVDLLGTELLLHKCDNVTVITADILRLDLGNFVRDAGIDRPLVVIGNLPYHISSQIVVRLIEARRWIDRAVLMFQKELARRFMAKPGGRDYGRLSVMLAYCAEVRSLLTVGADRFFPKPKIDSEVIEIRFRETPVHPAPDEAFLFRVVKAAFGQRRKTLRNALAGSELHIPAASAEQALTAAGIDPARRAETLTVAEFVALSRTLGNMPR, encoded by the coding sequence GTGACCCTACTCAAAGCATGGAAGATGCTGCCCAAAAAGCAGCTGGGCCAGAATTTTCTGACAAACCCCGCCATACCGCGGGCCATCGTCAACCGGGCCGGTATATCGGCCGGGGACGTCGTCCTCGAGATCGGTGCCGGACTGGGTGCCCTCACGGTGCCTGTGGCAGGCGCTGCCGGGCATGTTTATGCGGTGGAGACGGACCGTCGGCTCGTCGATCTTCTTGGGACGGAGCTTCTGCTGCACAAGTGTGATAACGTCACGGTCATCACAGCGGACATCCTCCGGCTCGATCTGGGGAATTTCGTCCGGGATGCGGGCATCGACCGTCCCCTCGTGGTCATCGGCAACCTGCCCTATCACATCTCCTCCCAGATCGTGGTCCGTCTCATCGAAGCGCGGCGGTGGATCGACCGGGCGGTGCTGATGTTCCAGAAGGAACTGGCCCGACGCTTCATGGCCAAACCCGGCGGGCGGGATTACGGGCGGCTCTCGGTCATGCTGGCATACTGCGCCGAGGTTCGGTCTCTTTTGACCGTTGGCGCCGACCGCTTTTTCCCCAAGCCCAAGATCGACTCCGAGGTCATCGAGATCCGGTTCCGGGAAACCCCGGTGCACCCGGCGCCGGACGAGGCCTTCCTGTTTCGGGTGGTCAAGGCGGCCTTCGGGCAGCGGCGCAAGACCCTCCGCAACGCCCTTGCCGGGAGTGAACTCCACATCCCGGCGGCGTCGGCCGAACAGGCCCTGACGGCGGCCGGCATCGACCCGGCCCGCCGGGCGGAGACGCTCACGGTGGCGGAGTTCGTGGCCCTGAGCCGAACGCTTGGAAATATGCCTCGTTAA
- a CDS encoding insulinase family protein translates to MNASAEFQHPNLRVEDRLGDYRVRRVAELEEIGARYIELEHVPTGARHAHISRDDNENAFSVAFKTVPTDSTGVAHILEHTTLCGSRKFPVRDPFFSMIKRSLNTFMNAFTASDWTMYPFCTQNRKDFYNLMDVYLDATFYPELSELNFKQEGHRLELEDGRLVYKGVVYNEMKGAMSSPDQVMVRSMLKALYPDTTYSHNSGGDPEVIPRLTHAQLKAFHQRHYHPSNAFFYTYGSLPLTDHLDIIQKKVLNHFTRIDPDTEVPPQPRWSAPRKAADPYPIDPNEAPEKKYQVSIAWLTADIQSAYDVLVLSLMGEILLGNAASPLRKALIDSGLGSSLADGTGFDADNRDTLFACGLKDVKGTDADVIEKIVFDTLGDLVQKGVDTALVDAAIHQLEFHRKEITNTPYPYGLKLFLAFSGPWFHGGNPVRSLRFDEDLSRLKAALSVESVFENYIRRFLIDNPHRIRFTLVPDPKMAGETEIRTAAELERIQKGLSPAEIARIKADQEALKALQEAEENLSVLPTLEIEDIPPSIHSVASAEPYGPGPATWYAQSTSGIFYFTAAAGVGGLPGNLVPLVPFFCYAFPKVGTARRDYIQLARLIDRYTGGIGLAAHTRTHYGENRPCMPFVTLGGKCLARNQERLFDILAELVHDFNFADLARLRTLFLEYRANLESMIVRNGHILAISLASRNFSVSRALSEAWQGVHQLKTVKALTEDLSDDHLAGISEQLIAVGRRIFTRSNMKIALVGEDAVLRDAASPLSGLLGGLGAGTGSEFAAPPDVLSGTTVPREGWSTGTAVSFVARSFETAAMEHPDAPALAVIGKMLRSLYLHREIREKGGAYGGFSIYNPEDGLFCLGSYRDPHVVNTLKVYDQAGPFIRSGKFTDEDVKEAVLQVCSEIDKPDPPGPAARKAFFRRLIGLDDDIRLGFKTRLLALDRQQIQAAAETWFGGAGPQATVVISSEEKLRAANEEMGDGPLTLHRI, encoded by the coding sequence ATGAACGCTTCAGCGGAATTTCAACATCCCAACCTGAGGGTGGAAGACCGCCTCGGCGACTATCGCGTCCGTCGCGTGGCAGAGCTCGAGGAGATCGGCGCGCGCTATATCGAGCTGGAGCACGTGCCCACCGGGGCACGACATGCCCACATCAGCCGGGACGACAATGAGAACGCCTTCAGCGTCGCCTTCAAGACCGTCCCCACGGACTCGACGGGGGTCGCCCACATCCTGGAACACACCACCCTTTGCGGCTCCCGCAAGTTCCCGGTGAGGGACCCTTTCTTTTCCATGATCAAGCGAAGCCTCAACACCTTCATGAACGCCTTCACCGCATCCGACTGGACCATGTATCCCTTCTGCACCCAGAATCGGAAGGATTTTTACAATCTCATGGACGTCTACCTGGATGCGACCTTTTATCCCGAGCTCTCGGAGCTCAACTTCAAGCAGGAGGGGCATCGCCTGGAGCTGGAGGACGGCCGGCTGGTTTACAAGGGCGTGGTCTACAACGAGATGAAGGGGGCCATGTCCTCTCCGGACCAGGTGATGGTGCGGTCCATGTTGAAAGCCCTTTATCCGGATACGACCTACAGCCACAACTCCGGGGGCGACCCCGAGGTCATCCCCCGGCTGACCCACGCCCAACTCAAGGCCTTTCACCAGCGTCATTACCACCCCAGCAACGCTTTTTTCTACACTTACGGGAGCCTTCCCCTGACGGATCACCTCGACATCATTCAGAAAAAGGTGCTGAATCATTTCACCCGCATCGATCCCGACACCGAAGTCCCCCCCCAGCCGCGCTGGAGCGCCCCCAGAAAGGCGGCTGATCCCTATCCCATCGACCCCAACGAGGCGCCCGAAAAAAAATATCAGGTCAGCATCGCATGGCTCACGGCGGATATCCAATCCGCCTATGACGTCCTGGTCCTCTCGCTCATGGGTGAAATCCTTCTGGGCAATGCCGCATCCCCACTCAGAAAGGCGCTCATCGATTCCGGCCTCGGTTCGTCTCTGGCCGACGGCACAGGCTTCGACGCCGATAACCGGGACACCCTCTTCGCCTGCGGCCTCAAGGACGTCAAAGGCACGGATGCCGACGTCATCGAGAAAATTGTTTTCGATACCCTGGGCGACCTGGTCCAAAAGGGTGTCGACACGGCGCTGGTCGATGCGGCGATCCACCAGCTTGAATTCCACCGCAAGGAGATCACCAACACGCCCTATCCGTACGGACTCAAGCTGTTCCTGGCGTTTTCCGGCCCCTGGTTCCACGGCGGAAATCCCGTCAGAAGTCTGAGATTTGATGAGGATCTCTCCCGTCTGAAGGCCGCGCTTTCCGTTGAAAGCGTTTTCGAGAACTACATCCGGCGCTTCCTGATCGACAACCCCCACCGGATCCGCTTCACCCTGGTGCCCGACCCGAAAATGGCCGGGGAGACGGAGATCCGGACGGCGGCCGAACTGGAACGGATTCAGAAAGGCCTCTCACCGGCCGAGATCGCCCGTATCAAGGCCGACCAGGAGGCCCTGAAGGCCCTCCAGGAGGCTGAGGAGAACCTTTCCGTACTGCCGACCCTGGAGATCGAGGACATCCCGCCGTCCATCCACTCCGTCGCATCCGCCGAACCTTACGGACCCGGGCCCGCGACATGGTATGCCCAGTCGACATCGGGCATTTTCTATTTCACGGCGGCCGCAGGGGTCGGAGGACTGCCGGGGAATCTGGTGCCCCTGGTGCCCTTTTTCTGCTACGCCTTTCCGAAGGTCGGCACCGCCCGTCGGGACTACATCCAGCTGGCACGTCTGATAGACCGGTACACCGGCGGTATCGGGCTCGCGGCCCACACCCGGACCCATTACGGCGAAAACCGGCCCTGTATGCCCTTCGTCACCCTGGGCGGGAAGTGCCTCGCTCGCAACCAGGAGCGGTTGTTCGACATCCTGGCCGAGTTGGTCCACGACTTCAATTTCGCGGATCTCGCGCGACTTCGGACCCTCTTTCTGGAATACCGGGCCAATCTGGAGTCGATGATCGTCCGGAACGGCCACATCCTCGCCATCTCCCTGGCTTCCCGGAACTTTTCGGTGTCCCGGGCCCTGAGCGAGGCGTGGCAGGGCGTCCATCAACTCAAGACCGTCAAGGCCCTTACCGAAGATCTTTCGGACGACCACCTCGCCGGGATCTCCGAACAATTGATCGCCGTCGGACGCCGGATCTTCACCCGCAGCAACATGAAGATTGCGCTGGTGGGGGAGGATGCAGTCCTCCGGGACGCGGCATCACCGCTTTCGGGACTTCTCGGCGGCCTCGGGGCGGGCACGGGGAGCGAATTTGCCGCCCCCCCCGACGTGCTGTCCGGAACAACGGTCCCCCGGGAGGGGTGGAGCACGGGAACCGCCGTCTCCTTCGTGGCACGGAGCTTCGAAACCGCGGCAATGGAACATCCCGACGCGCCCGCTCTGGCCGTCATCGGCAAGATGCTCCGGAGCCTCTACCTCCACAGAGAGATTCGGGAAAAAGGCGGTGCCTACGGCGGATTTTCCATATACAATCCCGAGGACGGCCTCTTCTGCCTGGGCTCCTATCGGGACCCCCACGTGGTCAACACCCTCAAGGTCTACGATCAGGCGGGCCCCTTCATCCGGTCCGGCAAATTCACGGATGAGGACGTCAAGGAGGCCGTCCTCCAGGTCTGCTCGGAGATCGACAAGCCCGATCCGCCGGGGCCGGCGGCCCGGAAGGCATTTTTCCGCCGACTCATCGGCCTCGATGACGACATTCGCCTCGGCTTCAAGACCCGCCTTCTGGCCCTCGACCGGCAACAGATCCAGGCGGCGGCCGAAACCTGGTTCGGCGGTGCCGGACCCCAGGCGACGGTGGTCATCTCCAGCGAGGAGAAGCTGAGGGCGGCCAATGAGGAGATGGGAGACGGCCCCCTCACGCTCCACCGGATATAA